AGGCTCCTCCAACACCCCCGCTGATCACACTCCCCATGAAGGAACGTGTGCCCTTCAGGTTGCGGTAATGGTAGCGTCGGTCACTGAACCACTTGCGCACCTCGCGGGTGGACAGCCCTGTGATTCTGGTGAGCCGCTCCACCTCCTCCTGCTGGGGGAACTGGTTGCGGAAGAAGCTCTGCTTGAGGGCTGTCAGCTGCTCCTGCGATTTCTTGTTCTTATAGAAGCTGGGGTCCAGAATGCTGCTGGGGAGGGTACGGGTGCTGGGGGTGACATTCACAATGGGAGGCAATGATCCCTCCActttgatgctgctgctgctgctgctactgttgatgctgctgctgctgctgctgctgttgatgCTACTGGGGGTACTAACAATCATGGTTGCTCCTTTATCAGCCACAAGGGCGGCAGTAGGCCTGACTGCCATTTGAGGTCTGGTCGCCATCTGAGGCTTTGGGGTGACGGCCAGGGCCATGGGAGATCTGCTGACCTGGATGCCATTTGCCATTACAGGCTGAGTGACAATCACCCCTGTTTGCCCCAGCAAGCTGCCCTGGAGGATGTGGTGCATGCCATTGGAGCCCAGAGAAGCAGGCAAAACAGTGAtggtctgctgctgctgggacTGTCTGGGGGACGACTGGATGATGGTGCTGAACATCTTCCTGCGGGCATCCTCGATTTCCTCTGGAGACCAGCTGATGCCTTGCTTGAGCCTCTGGGCTGTGAACCAGATCTTGATCTGCTCCTCTCTGTACTTGGTGACCACCGTCAAGTAGCAAAGCTCGGCCTTTGTGGGGTAGGAGAACTTACTGAAGGAGGCCTTGAGGAAACAGTTGGTATCCATTGCGGCGTTGTAAGTAGGAATGCTACTCAGTGGGATCATAACTTTGGGGAGGTGACTTGAAGACTTTGACACCGTAGGTGCCTGCTGCTGAAGGCTCCGGTTCTGGAGTACAGATACTACTTGTGTGATGGCTGTCTTCAAGACTGGTATTGTACTTGAACTGTTGACTATGTGCACCATTGTCGGATGGGAAACCTTGGAGGCAGCTCCATTAGGAACAACCGTTGTCGCTGCTGTTGTTACCACAATTTCCTTCTTCTTCTCAGGTTCTCTGCTGCGGCTGCTGGCATCAGGCTCATCTCCTGAATGGGACACCACGATCCTCTTAGATTCTGACTTCCCTTTTAGCATCTTCATGATTGGAGTCTTAGTGATCGATATCTccgactccctccctccctccaagcCGTCAGTCGTTACCAGGCTCTGCTCCACAACCGTCCGCCCATCTTTCCTGCCCACCTGCCAGGCCATACCTTCTGAGGAACCACCCCTTGCTCCCAGGTTGGGGTGCACCCGGGCATTGTGCAAGGCCAGGCTTTCATAGCTCTTGGTGGACAATCTGCAGTCCAGACACAAGAAGCTGGGCTCTACTCGGAAGTCAGGGTGCTGGGAGTACATGTGATCCAGGAAGAGATTGAGATCTTGGGAGTCAAAGTAACAGGGCTGGCATGCGAAGGTGCCCTCTCCTCTGTGCAGTTCGCTCCCCTCTCCAGATGACTCACCGCCTTCCTGGATGTCCAGGCCCCCCTCGTCTCCAGGAAGGAAGAGGTCCAGTGGAGACTGGGGTCTGCTGTTGGGTTCCTCGGCATCTGGCTCGTGGTCCTCGTGCAGGTTCATGGTTTTGAGTGGAATCATACATGGCGTAGTGGATTTCCTTTTGCTCGCCATGGCTGCTACGGATGCAAGGAGAGTGCTGCACAGCAGTGCGTTACAAGCTGACGGGGCAGGGTCTGCTTTCTCAGTGCCTTAGGCACACCCAAAAGCAGGCTGAATGCTGGCTCATGACCTCCCGGACCTCATTCGCTAGTTTAGAGAAGGCAAGAGGATGACTGCGATTACCTacctgtaaaaaaacaaagaagtggAAAATATGAATATCAGAAACAATCTAATCTTATTTAAAACTACTAAAAATTATTTAATCGTGTGAAGGCTACTACAGGCTTGACATGATAGCtgctacagtgtatatatatgtatataaatatatatgcattgTATGCGTTGGGTGATGCAAGAGGTTGGAAGAAACACAGGCTTGGGGCTGGCCTGTCTCTCTTCATTAGGCTGCGGCTAAGCTGATCACATTCCACCCCCTCCCCTCTGGGGGACTAACTGACGGAGGCCCTCTGATCGCCAACATCAGGTCCCTGAACATTGTTTTTGGTCATGTTAAGAGCTCTACCCACCTATGTCTCCTTCTAATACAGAATACCTGTTAACAAAGAAACCTTCAACAGTAactcaaaatacaaaaataaactaaattcaGTGACGGACATTTCAAAGTCTCTCTCATCGTCTTTTGCAGAGAAACTGAAATTGTGTTTcaacaaaaggaatacatttGACATTCTTTGTTCACCAACACATTTTACAGCATGTTTCAGAATTATGGTCCCTGTTCACAAAGTTCCATGGAAAAAGCAAATCTTAAAATAACTCAATAGGGCTTTCTTTAGTATTTCCATGCATTTGCATATTGAGTGGTAATGTATTGTGTACTGCATACCACAACATTTTCAACGCTTTAAAAGTGTTCTTAAGGCACATTAACTAGACGTGTCCTGGCTAACAGAAATATTGTACATTACAAAGTGTGTAATGAATACTATAAAAAAACTTCACTTTTTCAGGACTAAGTAAATCTGGAGAAAGACAAGCCAGCTATAACTATTGTGCAATATAGTTTGTCTTCCACGGAAGaaagtcatacaaaaaaaaaccactataCTGGCACTCCCAAGACCGGGTCTGCTGTGTCGAGTGGAGGATTAGTTATTTTCTCTctcaagaaataaaaataaaaacagaacatacAATTATCTGACTTTACTCAGCATTCTACCCCCACATACAGTATGAGCCCACTAAAATCTATAGATTATACTTGTACTATAATTatcaatatgtattttttgtatacaactgggtaaggacgtctgctaagaaataaataatacttcaCTGCGCACACACCCATGCAAAAACACACATTCcctttacaaacacacacaagtgtCTTTTTAGTGCTGGCTCTCGGCTGTTTCCCAGTAAAATCTAGGTCACCGCCATCTTACTTCCTAATCCCAGTTCAGTGCATTCAAACACATTCATTCTGCCAGCAGAAAGGTCACAGTACATTTAGTCTGAGTGCTGTTAACCCTCTAAGGGACATGGGCGGGGGATCGGGGCTGGAGCGCTGCTCTTTGGACCAGACCTGGGGTTCGATTCCAATCTGAATTGTGTAATTCAGATTTCACTGCAATTACATTGCAATTGAAGTTGAgccttggcacacctgcgtaattgtAATCATACCATATAATTGATCCATTACAGTTCAATGTCAGTTGATCGTCGATCTTGTATTTCCAACCGTTTCTGGTGAcctcatttgtttgaaaaaataaagttgcattgtatgtttctgtatttgtacctgcgaTTACTGCTTGGTTATTaggaataaataaacatgttcacGTGTGGAgttgtttatgttactttttagtcTAATTGTTATTAGAatcactgcagcataattgtaacgaattgtaattgaacaaaatagcattgaaATTGTAATTTCAATTTCAGCAACcattgctgctgtaattgtaattgtaagcGTAATTGTGGATTGCCGGCAGATCTGCTTTGGACATCCTCCGGGGTGTATTTGGATTTCCAGGTCATCCGTTCTCCACACCACCAAGGAAAACATGATCATTAACAATTATAAAGGGCCATCATTACATTACCGGAGTATTTATACAATAAGTTGTCTGTGGCTGGACCACTTTTGATTAAAGAAACTAACCTAAGTGAGAGACCTCCACAGAATACTGTTCTGTTATATATGAAGTGGTGGTTTTGGTGGCCAAGAACAATAGGGGGCGCTCCTCTGTGCTGGTACAAAACCACCCCCCCTGCATGTTGTTAGGCAGCCTTGGGATGAGAGTGAggcattttaaaaagcaagactGGGGGTGGCGGGGGATGACTAACCAGAGTGGCTAAAATCCAGTAAATTCCTCACTTCCATGAACCAAATTAATTGAAAACTGTTGCTTTTTTGTATAGGATTTGAAGAGCTTTTTTGCTGAGGTACACTTAAACAAATGACTTCCAGTAAAGGCTTGAGCGTGCATCAAAATGCAGACCAGGCGATTCCAGAAAACAAAATGGCACCTCGCTGAGGCGGTGTACAGGGTTAACAACAAGGGAGGTGGACTGTGAGCCAGCAGAGAGAACAGAATGTTCCGAGTGCAGCTGAGAGCAGCCTCGCTCGCAAGGCTGGGCTCCGTTCCGCATGAGGGGGCACTGGCCTGCCAAGATTCCAGGTCACATGACTCACACAaaaggaggtgggggtgggggtctaGTGCACCACATGGTTCTGCGGGGGGGGGTTGTGCTACTTACTAGTCGTAGCAATATTAGCGATGTCTATATGTTGAGCCACTGCTAGTAATTTATCCTAATATACAGTAACAAGAGACAACCAGAGGCATTTCTTCAGCTTCTACTGTATAGCACGATTAATCACCGATGTTTCCACACCacatggcacttttttttttttttggtaacgcACATTGAGAAGCAAATGGCACTGTGCACCTTTGCAAGAGGGCAAAGATTGGTGTACAGTAACCCAATGTATTGCTGGTTCATCAATATCCTAGCCTATgtctttgtctttattttttctaATGTGCTGTTGAGTTCCAGAAGCTGCCTGTTTGCTCGCTCTCTAGGCCCAGGGTCAGTCCACTGGGGAGGGGTGGAGGCCTACAGGGGCACTGATGTGCTAAAGTTGCTATGGCAACCCCGACCACATAACAGCATAGCGTTCGCTACCAACGTGTAAAAAACGTATAGAAAtgtgaataaaatgtgtttgttgcttttgttttcaaataatgtTAAGCTTGCAATGCCCACTTCTGTATAGGATACCGTGCTTATTCACCCTTCtaggattattatttttgaaatccAGCCTCAAGTATGTGTTGCTagactgaggggggggggggggggtgcaacgGTTACATCAAGTAGTTTTTCTCATTTCAATAATGCTTGGGCATTACAATAATTAGAATTATTTActattatagtaaaaaaaaaggaCCCATCAATCCCAGGTTCTGTACTGTAGATCTGTTTGGAGCTAATTATCCTGTACAACATTTCATGCGTCTCCCAGGGGCTGATGTTCATGACAGCCTGGTGAGATCACCTTGTGTGGAAATAAACACTGCGCCATCACTTAGACTTCGGAAAGCTAATTAATACAGCAAACCACGCTAAACACCAGTCCAATCAATGCAGTTACTGTACAAACTCCGTCCCATCGACTGTAGAGAAAACCAAGGCTGTGTCAGCCATGCATCTGTTTATTCATGGGATTAATAAATTAAGGCTAAAAGCATGAAACAATGCAAAATGATGGAACTACTATTTTCCTGCTGCTGAAGCAGAGCGGTCCCCTGGCCATACtgacaaagcatttaccaccatgttaCGTTACTGACATGTTTAACAAAGAGAAAATACTGATGTTAAAAAGCTTCAAAGAAGAAATGCTTTATGAAAATGGTCACAATGTGTTAAAGGGTGTGAAGATAAACACAGTCCCTGTCTGTCTAGGATGGGTGAGCCAGTTCTTTCATTTCAATATTTGTAAGCATGGGTTCTGTAATCAAATACAATGATGACAACACATAAAAAATGGCACCATGCAGGCCttgcataataaaataaatcttttcagatttgaaaaataaaaaaagtcttttCAGATTTGTGACGGTGTATGTTGGgggtccaatatatatatatatatatatatatatatatatatataagcaatgaTGCATTCATGTAACTCTGAAGACAAGCCAGGCTAACAAATCTGCAGCATTTCAATCTCTATAACTACCCTACAGCTCCATAGTATACACTAGGTCTTAACCAActcatttcctgcagcaccatggCTGTGAGATATTGTACCACAAACACCCCTAAAATAATTACTTCCGAATGgaagacagctgcaggcttttatattctgggtGGAGTTCCTGACTGACACAGCAGTTTCAGTTTGGAAACGTAAGTTAAATCTACTCTTA
The Acipenser ruthenus chromosome 18, fAciRut3.2 maternal haplotype, whole genome shotgun sequence DNA segment above includes these coding regions:
- the LOC117424424 gene encoding zinc fingers and homeoboxes protein 3-like → MASKRKSTTPCMIPLKTMNLHEDHEPDAEEPNSRPQSPLDLFLPGDEGGLDIQEGGESSGEGSELHRGEGTFACQPCYFDSQDLNLFLDHMYSQHPDFRVEPSFLCLDCRLSTKSYESLALHNARVHPNLGARGGSSEGMAWQVGRKDGRTVVEQSLVTTDGLEGGRESEISITKTPIMKMLKGKSESKRIVVSHSGDEPDASSRSREPEKKKEIVVTTAATTVVPNGAASKVSHPTMVHIVNSSSTIPVLKTAITQVVSVLQNRSLQQQAPTVSKSSSHLPKVMIPLSSIPTYNAAMDTNCFLKASFSKFSYPTKAELCYLTVVTKYREEQIKIWFTAQRLKQGISWSPEEIEDARRKMFSTIIQSSPRQSQQQQTITVLPASLGSNGMHHILQGSLLGQTGVIVTQPVMANGIQVSRSPMALAVTPKPQMATRPQMAVRPTAALVADKGATMIVSTPSSINSSSSSSSINSSSSSSSIKVEGSLPPIVNVTPSTRTLPSSILDPSFYKNKKSQEQLTALKQSFFRNQFPQQEEVERLTRITGLSTREVRKWFSDRRYHYRNLKGTRSFMGSVISGGVGGASLLDSVDSSPSLASLSPQQHHHNTHHHQQQQQQQQQAPSTPSRRTTWHQTPDFTAIRYKERDPQQVRTLEASFIANPEPSGDEVDRLRAETKMTRREIDGWFSERRKKAAADKEKQEKEEEEEAEENYREEESSGEKARAQRREGDDRQKESSATELKVSPIKINLKMLKVTESVNGKHGPQTTQVSPPAQTESPKVSPAMSPRSKKTPEQLHVLKQLFARTQWPSNVQYDQLSSQTGLLRSEVVRWFGDSRYVYKNGQLRWLEEYQRLADEQEKGDIGALEDDQTIPKTLQEKELVETSRLKEEEVQGWSSKHTTEEGEAKGSVEETADGKGVQKPRDEDERSENSENSGGGCELETSKEERTSQEPELSNSLSSASIKLEAD